One genomic region from Motacilla alba alba isolate MOTALB_02 chromosome 5, Motacilla_alba_V1.0_pri, whole genome shotgun sequence encodes:
- the FADS1 gene encoding acyl-CoA (8-3)-desaturase — MEGSEPVRGEMRRFTWEEIGQRNGRGPAPQERWLVIDRKVYDISHFCRRHPGGSRVISHYAGQDATDPFIAFHLDKALVRKYMNPLLIGELAPDQPSFEPSKNKKLVEDFRELRATVERMGLLQPNHAFFILYLCHILMLDVAAWLIIWYFGASLVPFLFSAVLLGTVQAQAGWLQHDFGHLSVFSKSRWNHWVHKFVIGHLKGAPASWWNHLHFQHHAKPNCFRKDPDVNMHPLFFALGKTLSVELGVQKKKFMPYNHQHKYFFIIGPPALVPLYFQWYIFYFAVQRKQWVDLAWMLSFYIRFFLTYFPFLGVKGTLGLHLLVRFIESNWFVWVTQMNHIPMHIDYDKNVDWFSTQLQATCNVHQSLFNDWFSGHLNFQIEHHLFPTMPRHNYWKVAPLVKSLCAKHGIEYQCKPLLTAFADIVHSLKDSGELWLDAYLHK; from the exons ATGGAGGGTTCGGAGCCCGTCCGGGGCGAGATGCGGCGCTTCACCTGGGAGGAGATCGGGCAGCGGAACGGGAGGGGGCCGGCGCCGCAGGAGCGCTGGCTGGTGATCGACAGGAAGGTGTACGACATCAGCCACTTCTGCCGGAGACACCCGGGGGGCTCCCGGGTCATCAGCCACTACGCCGGGCAGGACGCCACG GATCCTTTCATTGCTTTTCATCTTGACAAGGCGCTGGTAAGGAAGTACATGAACCCTCTCCTGATTGGGGAACTGGCTCCAGATCAGCCCAGCTTTGAGCCCAGCAAGAAC AAAAAGCTGGTGGAGGATTTCCGTGAACTCCGTGCCACCGTGGAGAGGATGGGGCTTCTCCAGCCCAACCACGCCTTTTTCATCCTCTATCTCTGCCACATCTTGATGCTGGATGTTGCAGCCTGGCTCATCATCTGGTATTTTGGAGCATCCTTGGtgcctttcctcttctctgctgtgcttctgGGCACTGTCCAG GCCCAGGCTGGCTGGCTCCAGCATGATTTTGGACACCTGTCAGTCTTCAGCAAGTCCAGGTGGAACCACTGGGTGCACAAGTTCGTCATCGGCCACCTCAAG GGAGCCCCGGCCAGCTGGTGGAATCACCTCCACTTCCAGCACCACGCCAAACCCAACTGCTTCCGGAAGGATCCCGATGTCAACATGCACCCcttgttttttgctttggggAAAACCCTCTCTGTGGAG CTTGGTgtgcaaaagaagaaattcatGCCTTACAACCACCAGCACAAGTACTTCTTCATCA TCGGCCCCCCAGCGCTGGTGCCCCTTTATTTCCAGTGGTACATCTTCTACTTCGCCGTGCAGCGGAAGCAGTGGGTG GACCTGGCCTGGATGCTGTCCTTCTACATCCGATTCTTCCTCACCTACTTCCCCTTCCTGGGTGTGAAGGGTACCCTGGGGCTCCACCTGTTAGTCAG GTTTATAGAAAGCAACTGGTTTGTCTGGGTCACGCAAATGAATCACATCCCCATGCACATTGATTACGATAAGAATGTGGACTGGTTCTCTACCCAG ctccaGGCAACCTGCAATGTTCATCAGTCCTTGTTCAATGACTGGTTCAGTGGCCACCTGAACTTCCAGATCGAGCACCA CCTTTTCCCTACAATGCCACGGCACAACTACTGGAAGGTGGCCCCTCTGGTGAAGTCCCTGTGTGCCAAGCATGGCATTGAGTACCAGTGCAAGCCTCTGCTCACGGCCTTTGCAGACATCGTGCA CTCTTTGAAAGATTCCGGGGAGCTCTGGCTGGATGCTTATCTACATAAGTAA
- the FADS2 gene encoding acyl-CoA 6-desaturase has product MGKGGEQGGDSGEPAAQIRFYTWEEIQKHNLRTDKWLVIERKVYNVTKWANRHPGGQRVISHCAGEDATDAFQAFHINPTLVQKFLKPLLIGELAPGEPSQDRDKNSQLVEDFRTLRKTAEDMNLFQASPLFFSCYLGHIIVMEVLAWLMISYFGTGWITTLILACILTTSQAQAGWLQHDFGHLSVFKKSSWNHIVHKFVIGHLKGASANWWNHRHFQHHAKPNIFQKDPDVNMLHIFVLGDTQPVEYGKKKLKYLPYNHQHEYFFLIFPPLLIPVYFQIQIISTMIKRRFWADLAWAISYYLRYFVTYIPFYGVLGSLCLLTFVRFLESHWFVWVTQMNHIPMEIDSEKHRDWLSSQMAATCNIEQSFFNDWFTGHLNFQIEHHLFPTMPRHNFWKVKPLVKSLCAKYGVHYEEKPLGKAFVDIVGSLKKSGDLWLDAYLHK; this is encoded by the exons ATGGGGAAAGGGGGTGAGCAAGGGGGGGACTCGGGGGAGCCGGCGGCGCAGATCCGCTTCTACACCTGGGAGGAGATCCAGAAGCACAACCTGAGGACGGACAAGTGGCTGGTGATAGAGCGAAAGGTTTATAATGTCACCAAGTGGGCAAACAGGCACCCGGGGGGCCAGCGAGTCATCAGCCACTGCGCCGGCGAAGATGCCACG GATGCATTCCAGGCCTTCCACATCAATCCCACCTTGGTGCAGAAGTTTCTCAAGCCCCTGCTTATTGGAGAACTCGCTCCAGGGGAGCCCAGCCAAGACCGAGACAAAAAT TCCCAGCTGGTGGAGGATTTCCGGACCCTGCGGAAGACAGCGGAGGACATGAACCTGTTCCAAGCCAGCCCCTTGTTCTTCTCCTGTTACCTGGGCCACATCATTGTCATGGAAGTTTTGGCTTGGCTCATGATTTCCTACTTTGGGACCGGCTGGATCACAACCCTCATCCTTGCCTGCATCCTTACAACTTCCCAG GCCCAGGCAGGGTGGCTGCAACATGACTTTGGACACCTCTCTGTCTTCAAGAAGTCTTCCTGGAACCACATTGTCCACAAGTTTGTCATTGGGCACCTGAAG GGTGCCTCTGCAAACTGGTGGAACCACCGCCACTTCCAGCACCATGCCAAGCCCAACATCTTCCAGAAGGACCCAGATGTGAACATGCTGCACATTTTTGTCCTGGGAGACACGCAGCCCGTTGAG TATGGCAAGAAGAAGCTGAAGTACCTGCCTTACAACCACCAGCACGAGTACTTCTTCCTCA TCTTCCCACCTCTGCTCATCCCTGTGTATTTCCAAATCCAAATCATCTCGACCATGATCAAGCGCAGGTTCTGGGCG GACCTGGCCTGGGCCATCAGCTACTACCTGCGCTACTTTGTCACCTACATCCCGTTCTACGGCGTCCTGGGATCCCTGTGTCTCCTCACCTTTGTCAG GTTTCTGGAGAGTCACTGGTTCGTGTGGGTCACCCAGATGAATCACATTCCAATGGAAATCGATTCTGAGAAGCACAGAGACTGGCTGAGCTCCCAG ATGGCAGCAACCTGCAACATTGAGCAGTCCTTTTTCAACGACTGGTTCACCGGGCACCTGAACTTCCAGATTGAGCACCA cCTGTTTCCAACGATGCCACGGCACAATTTCTGGAAGGTGAAGCCTTTGGTGAAGTCATTATGTGCCAAGTATGGAGTCCACTATGAGGAGAAGCCTCTCGGGAAAGCATTCGTAGACATCGTTGG GTCCCTCAAGAAATCTGGAGATCTGTGGCTGGATGCTTATCTCCATAAGTGA